The Cyclobacteriaceae bacterium genome includes a region encoding these proteins:
- a CDS encoding asparagine synthetase B — protein sequence MVPLTMRFLLLFCFLICGVAARANYLFIPMDTKQADHLKAYGIAYWVLKKDTEVDWLLNYRGGSFMCKYHPLIQNELVVRGVSYDVISDAEANQILAEIASPALNYDIMKLEKYPKIAVYSPKSKQPWDDAVTLVLSYAEIPYDVVFDDEVMNGDLTKYDWLHLHHEDFTGQYGKFYGQFQNMPWYLENQKEAEDMARKHGFPKVSQLKLAVAKRIKEFVGGGGFLFAMCSATDTFDIAVAAEGTDICERMYDGDGSDPQAQEKLNFNNTLAFTNFHLVRDPYQYEFSDIDNNAHERGVRQDNDYFNVFEFSAKWDPIPSMLTQSHTKVIRGFYGQTTGFKKNLIKSDVVIMGENKEINEAKYLHGVFGKGFWTYYGGHDPEDYQHTVYEEPTDLNLHPNSPGFRLILNNVLFPAAKKKKQKT from the coding sequence ATGGTACCTTTAACGATGCGCTTTCTGCTTTTGTTTTGCTTTTTAATCTGTGGAGTTGCCGCCAGGGCAAACTATCTTTTTATTCCCATGGACACTAAACAGGCCGATCATCTAAAGGCCTATGGAATAGCCTATTGGGTTCTGAAAAAAGACACGGAGGTCGACTGGTTGCTGAATTATCGTGGCGGAAGTTTTATGTGCAAGTATCACCCCCTGATACAAAATGAATTGGTTGTCAGAGGAGTGAGCTATGATGTTATTTCAGACGCTGAGGCCAATCAGATCCTCGCTGAGATTGCCAGTCCGGCACTCAATTACGATATCATGAAGCTGGAGAAATATCCCAAGATTGCTGTGTATTCACCAAAATCAAAGCAGCCCTGGGATGATGCGGTAACTTTAGTATTAAGTTATGCAGAGATTCCATACGATGTTGTATTTGATGATGAAGTGATGAATGGAGACCTGACAAAATATGATTGGCTGCATTTACATCATGAAGATTTCACAGGTCAGTATGGAAAATTCTATGGGCAATTTCAAAACATGCCTTGGTATCTCGAAAACCAAAAGGAAGCAGAAGACATGGCACGCAAACATGGCTTTCCAAAAGTATCTCAGTTGAAACTTGCTGTTGCTAAAAGAATAAAGGAGTTCGTTGGTGGCGGCGGATTCTTATTTGCAATGTGTTCTGCTACTGATACGTTTGATATTGCTGTCGCAGCGGAAGGTACAGACATCTGCGAAAGAATGTATGATGGAGATGGATCTGATCCTCAAGCTCAGGAAAAACTTAATTTTAATAACACATTAGCGTTTACAAATTTTCACCTCGTAAGAGATCCCTATCAATATGAGTTCTCTGATATTGATAATAATGCTCATGAAAGAGGCGTACGGCAGGATAACGACTACTTCAATGTTTTTGAATTTTCGGCAAAATGGGATCCTATTCCTTCCATGCTCACACAAAGTCATACAAAGGTTATCAGGGGCTTCTATGGGCAAACAACAGGATTCAAAAAGAATCTGATCAAATCTGATGTTGTTATCATGGGTGAAAATAAGGAGATAAATGAAGCTAAATATTTACACGGAGTTTTTGGTAAAGGATTCTGGACTTACTATGGAGGTCATGACCCGGAGGATTATCAACATACAGTATATGAAGAGCCCACTGATCTGAATTTACATCCTAACTCACCAGGATTTCGACTGATCCTCAACAACGTCTTATTCCCAGCAGCAAAAAAGAAAAAGCAGAAAACCTGA